The DNA sequence TGCATTCTTTATGGTAAGATTATCTGTTCCTGAAAATTCTATTTTAATATTTTCGGGAAGTGTTTCAGTAGCTGAGACAGCTGAGGCAGGGTTTTCAGCAGTACTTTTCTTTACTGGCTTGGTGCAGCTTGACAGCATCAATGTACCTGCTGCTACGAATAATAAAAGGTGGTTTCTCATTTGTTCTTTATTTTGTTACTAGGTAAAATATATTTCACTGGTCATAGATAACAAATTTTATACCTCAATTTATTCTTACTATCTTATAAAGAATTTACTGCATTCTGAGCCTTCTTTGTCAGGGATTTAAAAACCAAATCATAGGAATGGTCAATGAGTTTAAAGATCAGATCTCTTTTCAAACCATCTGCTGTTACAGAGTTCCAATGGGTTTTGTTCATGTGATAAGCGCCTGTAATTTGAGGATACTGTTCACGGAGTTCTGCGCTCCATTCGGGATCTGTTTTTACATTTATCGATAACGGCTGTCTTTCAAGGCCCATCAGTAAAAACATTTTGGTGTCTACTTTTAATACAAGAGTCTCGTTATCAAACGGAAAGCTTTCCGTAACTCCTTTTTTGGCAAGACAGTAATCTAAAATTTCGTTGGCATCCATGCAATTATTAGTAATGGGTGATAAGCAATTAGTAGTGATTAAATGATATAATTCTTTAATCTTTAATTCAAATTTAGTAAATTTAAGAAAGAAATAATCTCACAAAACCACAATTATTATGAAAGCTTTGGTAATAGGTGCTACAGGCGCCACGGGAAAAGATCTTGTCAATCAGTTATTGAACGACAAAGAGTTTGATGAAGTGGATATCTTTGTAAGAAAGCCTGTTGATATTCAAAATGATAAGCTAAAAGTTCATGTGGTGAATTTTGAAAAGCCAGAGGAATGGAAAGATATGGTGAAAGGAGATGTGGCGTTTTCGTGTCTCGGAACAACTTTAAAGGATGCCGGAAGCAAAGAAGCCCAGAAAAAAGTAGACTTTGACTACCAATATGAATTTGCGAAAGCTGCGAAAGATAATGAAGTAGAAGATTATATTCTGGTCTCAGCTTACGGAGCAAATCCACAGTCTAAGATTTTCTATTCCAAAATGAAAGGTGAACTGGAAGAAGCTGTAAAGCAGCTGCATTTCAATAAGATCACTATTTTCAAACCGGGAATGCTGGAACGAACAAATTCTGAACGAACCGGAGAAGTTTTAGGCAGCCGGATTATAAAGTTTGCCAATAAACTAGGATTATTAGAAAGCCAAAAGCCGCTGCCCACCGATATTCTGGCAAAAGCAATGATCAAATCTTCAAAAATAAAAAGTAACGGATACTCCAGCATAAAGCTTGGAAATATTTTCTGTTTTGCGGAGAAAACCAATGAATAGTTAAAAGATGCGGGTTTCGGGTTTCGGGGACATGTTAAAGTTGAAAATTTTCTTATTAATTTCCCTAAAAACTAAAACCTGCTGCCTCTCATCTATTACCTGCTATTTTGTGATTTTACTTCCCATTTTTTGTCCTAGCTTTTCATATTCGATATCATTAGGCTCCCAAAGTTCTATTTTGTTACCTTCTATATCCATAATATGAATAAATTTTCCGTATTCATAAGTCTCCATCTTATCAACAATGGTTACATTTTCTTTTTTTAGCTGCCCGATGAGTTTTTCAAGGTTTTCTACCCGATAATTGATCATGAAATCTTTTTCAGAAGGCTGAAAATATTTTGTTTTTTCACTGAAAGGACTCCATTGGCTGAATCCTTTTTTAGAATTATCCGCTCCCTGATACCACTCAAATACAGATCCATATTCATTGGTGGCAAGTCCCAGATGGCTTTCGTACCATTCTCTCATCTTTTTAGGATCCTTACATTTAAAAAAGATTCCACCGATACCGGTTACTCTTTTCGTTTCATCAGATTTATTTTCTGTAACGGCTTTAAAAGCAAATCCCAACATAAAGGAAGCCAGGATACAAAGGGTAAAAATTATTTTCTTCATAAGGAATCATTAATGGTTGTAAAATAAAAAAAGTGGATGTAAACACCCACTTGTAAAAATATACTTTTTTCTCTTTATTTAAGATATTTTGTAATAGCCTCGTCAGTAGGCTTTGTAGTACTTACAAAAGAATCGATCAGTTTTCCGTTTTCGTCTACCAGGAATTTTGTGAAGTTCCAAAGAATAGTTGTATTCTTTACTCCGTTTAGCTCCTGTTCTGTTAAATACTTGAATATTGGAGCGGTATCATCTCCTTTCACAGAAACTTTAGCTGCCAAAGGGAATGTCACCCCGTAATTTTTCTGGCAGAAAGCGCCAATTTCAGTATTGGTCCCAGGTTCCTGTCCTCCAAAATTATTGGCAGGAAATCCTACTACTACCAGTTTATCTTTATATTCCTCATATACTTTCTCAAGATCAGCATACTGAGGGGTAAACCCACATTCTGAAGCGGTATTGACAATCAGGATTTTTTTCCCTTTGAAATCTGCAAAATTGATTTCTTTCCCATCAAGACTTTCTACTTTGAAGTCGTATATTGTTTTTCCCATAAGTTCTGTGGTTTTGGCTTTAGAAATTTCACTTTTTTGGTTGGTGCAGCTTTGCAGGAATGCGATACAAGAAAGCATCATTAAAAAAATATTTTTCATTTTTTATCATTTTATGCAGGCGGGCTGCAGTTAAATTAAAATTTAAAAATGTTTGCCGGAAAAACTTTGTTGATTTCTATTTTATTTAGTAACATCACATAATCTCCGTCTTTTTTGGTACTGGAAGACTCAATTCTGAAAGGCATTGTAAGGTTTCCTATTTTTTTAAAATCAGAATAAACAAGCGTTTCGTCTTTTTTCACTTCTTTTATCAACATATAAGTTTTTGTATCAAAATAATACATGTTCTTATTGACATTTTTGGTAAGTTCTACTTTATGGCAGTAGATCTCTCCTACTTTTTCTTTTCCAAGGTATTTGGCATCAAAACCTTTATTTT is a window from the Chryseobacterium indologenes genome containing:
- a CDS encoding VOC family protein yields the protein MKKIIFTLCILASFMLGFAFKAVTENKSDETKRVTGIGGIFFKCKDPKKMREWYESHLGLATNEYGSVFEWYQGADNSKKGFSQWSPFSEKTKYFQPSEKDFMINYRVENLEKLIGQLKKENVTIVDKMETYEYGKFIHIMDIEGNKIELWEPNDIEYEKLGQKMGSKITK
- a CDS encoding MmcQ/YjbR family DNA-binding protein, whose translation is MDANEILDYCLAKKGVTESFPFDNETLVLKVDTKMFLLMGLERQPLSINVKTDPEWSAELREQYPQITGAYHMNKTHWNSVTADGLKRDLIFKLIDHSYDLVFKSLTKKAQNAVNSL
- a CDS encoding glutathione peroxidase, whose translation is MKNIFLMMLSCIAFLQSCTNQKSEISKAKTTELMGKTIYDFKVESLDGKEINFADFKGKKILIVNTASECGFTPQYADLEKVYEEYKDKLVVVGFPANNFGGQEPGTNTEIGAFCQKNYGVTFPLAAKVSVKGDDTAPIFKYLTEQELNGVKNTTILWNFTKFLVDENGKLIDSFVSTTKPTDEAITKYLK
- a CDS encoding NAD(P)H-binding protein, giving the protein MKALVIGATGATGKDLVNQLLNDKEFDEVDIFVRKPVDIQNDKLKVHVVNFEKPEEWKDMVKGDVAFSCLGTTLKDAGSKEAQKKVDFDYQYEFAKAAKDNEVEDYILVSAYGANPQSKIFYSKMKGELEEAVKQLHFNKITIFKPGMLERTNSERTGEVLGSRIIKFANKLGLLESQKPLPTDILAKAMIKSSKIKSNGYSSIKLGNIFCFAEKTNE